Genomic segment of Myxococcus stipitatus:
CTTGTCATCGTCCTCCTCCTCCTGCTCCTCGTCGTCCTCCCCGGCCAGACCCAGCATCGACTTGAGCTGTGCGAACTCCTTGTCGCCGACGAGCTTGCGGATGGCCTCCGGGTCCCCTTCCTCGAGCTCGGAGAAGTTGCTGAAGCGGCCGGAGACCTTGAACTTCTCGTCGTCACACGCCCAATCGTGATTGCCAATGAGCCCGAGCTTCGCGGTCGTCCTGCCGTACACACGCGAGATGCCTGCTTCATAGAAGCCGTAGACAACACCCGACAGCGTCGCCTTGCCCTGAATCTCCAGGTTGCCTTCCAGATAGAGGTGGCGGCCCTGGAGGTTGCCGGTGACGACCAGGGTCCCCGTCTCATCCGTGGTGACCTCTCCGCTCACCGTCAGGTTCCCCAGGACCAGGAGCGCCCCGGAGTTGATGTCGAGGTCGCCCGACACCGTCAGGTCCCCCTCATGGACGAGGACGCCCTCGTCGAGGCAGTCCTGGATGTCCTCGTCTTGAATCTGCTCGAGGTCCTCGTCCGTGGCCTTCCGAAGCTGCTTCTTCAGCGACTTCAACGAGTGCTTCTTCACTGAGCCTCCCTGCCTGTGGGTGGGAAACATCGTCGGGTGTTCGAGGAGACGCGTGCGAGGCGCGGGTGCTCAGGCCGCCACGAGTCCGTCTTTTCCTTCGCGCTGACCCAGCCGCTTCTGGATGGCGAGGAACAGCGCCTCATGTGTCGCGGGAGACGCCAGCTCCACCTCGCCGCCCGCCTGGCCGAAGGCACCCACCGCGTCCTTCAGGGCCTCGCGCACGGAGAGGGCCAGCATCAGCGGCGGCTCGCCCACGGCCTTGCTGCCGTGGATGGTGTTGGGCTGCCGCGCGCGCTCCAGCAGGCTCACGCGGAAGTCCACGGGCGCATCGCTGAAGGCAGGCACCGGGTACGTGCTGGCCGAGTGCGTGAGCAACCGGCCCTTGGCATCCCAGCGCAGGTCCTCGCCCGTCAGCCAGCCCATGCCCTGGACGAAGCCGCCCTCAATCTGGCCCCGGTCCACGCCCGGGTTGAGCGAGTCGCCCACGTCCTCCAGCAGGTCCACGCGAAGCACCCGCTTCATGCCCGTGTTCCCGTCGACCTCCACCTCCGTCACCGCCGCGCCATAGGCGAAGTAGAGGAAGGGCTTTCCTCGGCCCTTGGCCTTGTCGTAGCCGATGCCCGGCGTCTGGTAGTACCCCGTCGACGAGAGGCTGATGCGCGCCAGATACGCGGCCTCCACCACCTCCGCGAAGCCCAGGTGGAGCTCGGGCTTGCCTTGGACCTCCACGCGCCCATCGCGGAACACGAGCTGCTCGGCCGTCACCTGCTGACCCTGCCGGTCCGCGAACAGCTTCACGGCCACGGGCTCCAAGCGCTGGCGCAGCGTCACGCACGCCTCGCGCGCGGCGGCGCCGTTCAGGTCCGAGCCGCTCGACGCCGCCGTGGCGGAGGTGTTGGGCACCTTGTCCGTGGCCGTCTTCGCGACGCGGAGCGCGTGCTCGGGAACACCGAGCTCCCGCATGACCACGCCTTGAATCTTCGTGTGCAGGCCCTGACCCATCTCGGTGCCGCCATGCGACACCATGACCGAGCCATCGCGATACACGTGAACCAGCGCACCCGCCTGGTTGAGGAACGTCGCCGTGAAGGAGATGCCGAACTTCATGGGCGTCATCGCCAGGCCGCGCTTGATGCGCGGTGAGCGGGCGTTGAACGCGGCCACGTCCTCGCGGCGGCGCGCGAAGTCAGACGAGTCCTTCAGCTGGCGCCAAATGTGCGCCAGCCGCTCGTCCTCCAGCTCCTGGCCGTAGTGCGTCGTGTTCGTCTCGCCGGTCCCTCGGTAGAAGTTCCGCTCGCGGACCTCGTCGGCGGGCAGTCCCAGCGCGCGCGCCACGCGGTCGAGAATCTCCTCGCCCACCAGCATGCCCTGCGGTCCACCGAAGCCGCGGAAGGCCGTGTTGGAGACCAGGTGCGTCTTGGCCACGCGCCCCAGGTAGCGCGTCGCGGGGATGTAGTATGCGTTGTCGAGGTGGAAGAGGGCGCGGTCCGTGATCGACTCGGACAGGTCCAGGGACCAGCCGCCGTTGGACACGAGCTGCGCGTTCAGCGCGATCAGCTTGCCCTGCTCGTCGAAGCCCACCTCGAAGGTGGCGTGGAAGGGGTGGCGCTTGCCCGTCACCATCATGTCCACGTCGCGGTCCATCATCCAGCGCACGGGCTTGCCCGTGTGCCACGCGGCCAGCGCCACCAGCGCGGCGGGCGCGTTGCCCTGCGTCTCCTTGCCACCGAAGCCGCCGCCCATGCGCGGGGCCTGCACCACCACGCGGCTGCGCTGGAGGTGCAGCACGTGGGAGATGACGGCCTGCACCTCGGACGGGTGCTGCGTGGAGGAGACCACCGTGATGTCGCCATCGTCGCCCTTCTCGGCGAACGCGGCGTGTGTCTCCAGGTAGAAGTGCTCCTGCCCGCCCATCGTCACCGTGCCGGACAGCCGCCGAGGGCTCGCCGCCAGCGCCGCCTCCACGTCTCCGCGCTGAATGATGTGCGGCTCGGTGTGGTAGCTGCGCTTCTCGATGGCCTCTTCCACCGTGAGGATGGCCGGGAGCGGCTCGTACTCCACCACCACCTGGCCCGCGGCGGCGCGGCACGCGTCGATGGACTCGCCGACCACGAGCGCGACGAGCTGCCCGTGGAACAGCACCTCGTCCTTCGCGAGCAGCGGCTCGTCGTGGCGGATGGGGCCGGTGTCGTTCATGCCGGGGATGTCCTCGGCGAGGAGCACCGTCACCACGCCCGGCATCGCCTTGGCCGCCGACGCGTCCCGCCGGAGGACGCGCGCGTGCGCGTGTGGCGAGCACACCGGCCACACCTCCAGCATCGGCCGGGACTGCGCCAGGTCATCCACGTACCGCGCGCTCCCGGTGACATGGCCCAGCGCGCTGTCATGGCGGAGCGAGCGGGTGTTGTCCGTGGGCAGCTCGCGTCCATCCGCGACGAAGCCCGGCGCCGCGTCCAGCGCGGGGCTGTCCTCTCCCGAGAAGAACTTCTCGAACAGGCTCACGATGAGCCCGCGCCGGTACTCCGCGCTCCCGCGCAGGTCGCTGATGGGGGACAGCTCCCCGGCGAGGACGGGCAGCACCTTGTCCACCGTCTCGCGCGTCCACGGACGGCCCACGAGCATGTCCTCGGTGCGACGCGCGCGGACGGGCGTCGCCGCGACGCCGCCGTAGCCCAGCCGCGCCGAGCGCACCACACCCGCCGCGTCCACCTCCACGCAGAAGCCCGCGGCGACGATGCTGATGTCCAGCTCACGCCGCTTGGAGACCTTGTACGCGTTCGCCCGTCGCTTCAGCCCGCTCTCCTCCGAGGGCGCATGCGGGATGACGATGAAGCGCACGACCTCGTCCGGCTGGAGCGCCGTCTTGCGGTACGCGAGGAAGAAGTCGGACAGCGCCACCGTCCGCTCGCCCTTCGTCGACGCCAGCACCATCCTCGCGTCGAGCGCGAGCAGCACGGGCGCCATGTCGCCGATGGGAGACGCCGTCACCAGGTTGCCGGAGAGCGTGGCGCGCTGACGGATCTGCCGCGAGGCGAAGGCGTTGAGCATCTTCCCCACCTCGGGGAACGTCTTGCCCAGCGCGTCCTCCAGGTCGACGAGTGTCGCCGCGCCGCCCACGTACCAGCCGTCCACCTCGCGGCGGATGGCGCGCAGGCCCTCCACGGCCTCGGTGGAGATGAGGAACGGATAGCGGCGCGACTTCTTGGTGATGTCCACGCCCAGCTCGGTGGCGCCCGCCACGAGCATCGCCTCCGGATGGGTGGCCTTGAGCGAGAGCAGCTCGGCCCACGACGTGGGGCGCAGGAACTTCTGCCCGCGCGCCTCGTAGCTCAGCGAGGGCAGGGCGGCGGCGGGGCCCCCCAGCGGCGTTCCCGGGAGCGGCGCCCGCAGGCCCACCTTGGCGTCGCGCTCGGCGAGGGCCTCCATCATCGCGTCGCGGATGGGCCGGTAGCCGGTACAGCGGCAGATGTTTCCACAGAGCTGGTCCGCCACGGCCTCGGGCGTACAGACCTCCGGTCGCGAGTACGCCTCCGCCATCGAGACGATGAAGCCCGGCGTGCAGAAGCCACACTGCGAACCGTAGTGCTTCACCATCGCCTGCTGGACGGGGTGCGGCTTCTCCCTCGAGCCCACGCCCTCCACCGTCACCACCTCACGCCCGGCCACCATGGGCACCAGCGTGATGCAGCTGTTGAACGCGCGCAGGCAGCGATTGCCCTCGGCGTCGGCGTCCACCATGGCCACGGTGCACGCGCCGCAGTCTCCCTCGGCGCAGCCCTGCTTCGTCCCCGTGGCGCCCTTCGCGCGCAGGAAGTCGAGCAGCGTGGTGTTGGGCGACTCGTCCTCGACGCGAACCAGGCTCCCGTTGAGCTGGAACTCGAACATGGTGCTCATTCTCCAGATGAAACCCCGCGCAGGCGGGGCGGCTCCGAGACGGAAGGCTCGGGGTGGGTTTCAACGAAAGGCTGATGGTGGAGCTGGAGCAGGCCCGCGGCGATGCTCACCGCGACCTCCTGCGGCGACTTGCCCCCGAGCTCCAGCCCCATGGGGCACTGCACGCGGTCGATGCGAGACGCCGGCACGCCGCGCGCCTCCAGCCGCTGACGGAAGCGCGCCCACTTGGTCTTGCTGCCGATGAGGCCCAGGTAGCGTGCGGGCCTTTCCACCGCGGCGGCGATGATGTCCTGGTCCAGGTCATGCCGGTGCGTCATCACCGCGACGTACGTCCGCTGTGCGTCCCACACCGCGTGGGCGAAGAACTCCTCCCACGGCTCCTCATGGCGCGTCACGGCGTCGGGGATGCGCTCGCCTTGGAGCCACTCGGGGCGCTCGTCCACCAGATGCACCCGGAACGGCGTCCCATCCAGGATGCGGCACAGGGCCTGGCCCACGTGGCCCGCGCCGAAGAGATACAGCCGAGGCCCGTGGTTCACGGGCTCCACGAAGACATCCACCACGCCTCCACAGCACTGACCCAGCTTCGCGCCCAGCGGGTAGCGGAACGAGCGGGACTCCCCTCGCGCCAGGCAGCCCCGGGCGTCGGCGAGGACCAGCTGCTCCAGGTGTCCGCCGCCCACCGTGCCGTGAAACACGCCGTCGCCCCGCACCAGCAACTTCGCGCCAGGCTCGGCCGGTGTGCTTCCCTGACAGGCTGTAACGGTGGCTACGGCGAACGGCGCATCCTCCCGCGCCCACTCGCCTAGCTGGCGGACCCAATCCCACATGGTCCCCGTGAGTCTGCCACAGCCCGCGCCCGTCGGGGATGGCTCTTCTTCGGGCCCTCGCGGTTTTCGACACCCCCGGGATGTCTCACGTCGCGAAGAGGTGTTTCGCCATGAAGTCGACGAAGACCCGCAGCTTGGGGGACAGGTGGCGGCTGGAGGGCCAGAGCATCCGGAAGGTGCCCTCGTGCTCCAGGTGGCTGTCGAGCACCGTCACCAGCGTGCCCCGCGCCAGCTGGCCCCGGATGGCGAAGTCCGGCAGGCAGGTGATGCCCAGCCCTTGCTCGGCCATGTAGATGAGCGGCTCGATGGTGTTGACCACCGCCGCCGAGGGCAGCTCCAGCTCCTTCTTGCGGCCCTTGCGCAGCGGCCAGCGCTCCAGCTTGCCGGTGGAGTCGAAGCGGTGTTGCAGGCAGGCGTGCGTCTTGAGGTCCTCGGGCTTGCGAGGCGTCCCCCGCCGCGCGAAGTAGTCCGGCGAGCCCACCAGGATGAGCCGGAAGGTGCCCAGCACCCGGGCCATGAGCCGCGAGTCGTGCATCTCCCCCGCGCGCACCACGCCGTCGAAGCCCTCCTCAATCACATCCACGAGCCGGTCCGTGAAGTCGAGGTCGAGCTCGATTTCTGGATACGCCCGCATGAACGCGCTCACCGTGGGCATCATCAACATGCCCGCCAGGGGCATGCTCACGCGCAGTCGGCCGCGAGGCGCCTCCCGCGTCTGGGCGAGCTCCAGCTCCGCGGCTTCGATTTCACAGAAGATGCGCCGGCAGCGCTCGAGGAAGAGCGCGCCCTCCGGTGTCAGGGTGATGGTGCGCGTCGAGCGGTGGAAGAGCCGGACGCCCAGCCGCTCCTCCAGCCTCGCGATGGCCTTGCCGATGGCCGAGGAGGACACGCCCAGGTTCCGCCCCGCGGCGGTGAAGCTGCGAGTGTCCGCCGCCTGCACGAAGGCGTTGAGCGAGCTCAGGCTGTCCATTCGAGGTGACTCCGATTCCGGACGTTCATGTCCGATGTGTTCGGAACTCTAGCCCCGTGGTCCGCGATGGGGGACGAAATTACCTTGGCGCAACCTTCTCGATGGGCGGCACCATGAGCTCCACCTCCACGATTCCCGACGCGTTGCCTTCCTCCGAGTCCCGCTCGGACCGCTTCCCCATGTCCGGGCTGCTCGCGCTGGGCATGGCGGCCTTCATCACCGTCCTCACCGAGGCACTTCCCGCGGGCCTGCTGACGCGCATGAGCGTCGACCTGGGTGTCTCCGAGGCGATGGCGGGGCAGCTCGTCACGCTCTACGCCCTGGGCACGCTGGTGACGGCGATTCCCCTCACCGCGGCCACCCAGTCGTGGCGGCGGCGCCCGCTGCTGCTCGTCGCCATCCTCGGCTTCTCCTTCGTCAACACCCTCACCACGGTGTCCACGAACTTCATCCTGACGCTGGCGGCGAGGTTCCTCGCGGGCGTGTTCGCGGGGCTCCTCTGGTCGCTGGTCGCTGGCTACGCGGTCCGCATGGTGCCCGAGCACCAGAAGGGCCGCGCCATGGCCGTCGTCATGGCGGGCATCCCCGTCGCGCTGTCGCTGGGCATTCCGGCGGGGACGTTCCTGGGCGCGGCCCTGGGCTGGCGCTTCACCTTCGGAATCATGAGCGTGCTCACCTTCGTCCTCGTGGGCTGGGTGCTGGCCAAGGTGCCGGACTTCCCCGGCCAGCGCGCGGACCAGCAGCTGTCGCTCCTGAAGGTGTCCACGCTGCCGGGAGTCCCCTCCGTGTTGTTCGTCACGCTGGCGTACGTGCTCGCGCACAACACGCTCTACACATACATCGCGCCGTTCGTCGCGAACGCGGGGCTCGCGGGCCAGCTTGACCGGGTGCTGCTCGTCTTCGGCCTGGCCGCCCTGGTGTCCATCTGGGGCGTGGGCGTGTGGATCGACCGGTGGCTGCGCGAGCTGGTGCTCGTGAGCACCGCGTTGTTCGCGCTGGTGTCCGTGGCGCTGGGGCTGTGGGGCGGCGTGCCCGCCGTGGTCTACGGGGGCGTGGGCGCGTGGGGGCTCGCGTTCGGAGGCGTGGCCACGCTCTTCCAGACGGCCTCCGCGAAGACGGCGGGAGAGGCGGCCGACGTCGCGCAGTCCATGCTCGTCACCGCGTGGAACATCGCCATCGCGGGAGGAGGCGTCATCGGCGGCGTGCTGCTCGAGACGCTGGGGGTGACGTCGTTCCCGTGGCTGCTGGTGGGGCTCCTGCTCCTCACGGGTGGGGTGGCCTGGAGGGCGAAGCGCCATGGCTTCGCCCCCGCGTCGCCTCGCTGAGGGACTACGGGGCCAGCGCGGGCTGGGCCGGCCCCGTCTCCTTGCGCATCGGCTGGGCCTTGCCGTACGTGAGCGAGCGCCACACCCACTCCGCGGGACCGAAGCGGAAGCGCGAGAGCCACAGGTGGCTCACCCCGATCTGCACGGAGAAGACGCCCAGGCAGTACAGGACGGAGGTGAGGGGCCGCATCGTGCCGAAGTTCTGGAGTCCGTAGCCGTTGAAGACGAGGACGCTGATGATGGACTGGCACAGGTAGTTCGACAGCGCCATTCGTCCTACGGGGGCCAGGAGCACCAGCACCTTCTGCCACGCCGCCTTCTGGAAGAGCAGGGTGATGCCCGACACATAGGTGGCGGCGACGGCCACCTCCGCCAAGGTGCGGATGGGCTGCGTCACGAACTGCATCCAGGAGGGCAAGGTCTCCGGGGAGATGATCTTCCGGATGAAGAGCTGCTGCATCACCACGCCCACGCTGCTGCTCAGCAGGCCCAGGCCCAGGGACCAGAAGAACAGCTTGCGGAAGAACGCCACATGCTGAGGGGCGTCATGGAACAACCGCCGGCGCCCCGCATAGAAGCCCACCAGGAAGCGGCCCAGAATCACCGGCAGGTTGAGCAACATGATGGCCAGGAACTCTTGCCGGTAGAAGTAGAGGCTGGCCTTCACGATGTCCCACCAGCTTCCCGTTTGGAAGGTGGGCAGGAGCTCCGCCTTCAGGGCGACGGACTTCTCCATCTGCGCCTTGGCGATGGCGGCGGCGGCCTCCGGCGTGGCCGCGAGGAACTGGGGCATTTTCTGGATGACGATGATGGCCAGGGGCCACGCGAAGATGAGCCCCGCCGCCCACCACAGAACCGTCCGGTCGTCCCGCTTCCGGAACAACAACAACCACCCGCCCAGGAGCGCGTAGCTGGTGAGGATGTCCCCGTACCAGATGAGCACGAGGTGGCTCAGTCCAATCACGAACATCGCCGCGAGCCGCCGCCCATACAGCCCGGTGATGGAGGCTCCGCGCGCCTCCGCGCGCCCCATCTGCACCGCGAACCCCAGGCCAAACAGGAACGAGAAGATGGTGATGAAGCGGCTTGTCACCAACGTCGAAATAATGGGCAACAATGCCTTGTCGAGCACCGTCCCATTCGCGAACAGTTCTTCGATTTTCGCCCGAGGGAGGAACACCCGGCCGCTGAACCACATGAATGTATTGGAGATGAACACGCCGCAGAGCGCGAAGCCTCGCAGCGTGTCGAGCAGCAGCAGTCGTTCGCCGGAGTCGGTGGGCCGAGCCTCGGCGAGAGGGGAGGGTGGCGGAGCAGGGTTCATGTCATCCAAAAGGACGGCTGAACCCTGGCTTTATTGTCCGTATTCCGTGGCAGCGGAGGATTGAGTGCACACCCAGCGGGTCGGGTGTGTCTATACGCCGATGCGTGGGCAGATGTCTTTCACGAGGCACTCGTCGCACTTCGGCTTCTTGGCGACGCACGTGTAGCGGCCGTGAAGGACGGTGGCGGGGCCGAAGAAGGTCCACGCGTCCTGGGGGACGAGCTTCATCAGGTCCTGCTCGATGGCCTCGGGCTTGTCGTGCTTCGTCAGGCCCAGGCGCTGGCTGACGCGGGAGACATGGGTGTCGACGATGACGCCGGACGCGATGTCGAAGGCGGTGTTGAGGACGACGTTGGCCGTCTTGCGCGCCACGCCGGGGAGCTTCACGAGCTCCTCGATGGTGCGGGGAACCTCGCCGTCGAAGTCCGCGAGCAGCGCGCGGCTCATGGCCTGCACCGTCTTGGTCTTCTGCTTGAAGAAGCCGGTGGGCTTGAGGTCCTCCTCCAGCTCCGCAGTGTCCGCGTCCGCGATGGCCTGGGGGCCCGGGTACTTGGGGAAGACGACGGCGGTGACCTTGTTGACGCGCTCGTCCGTGCACTGGGCCGCGAGGATGGTGGCGACGAGCAGCTCGTACGGGGTGGACCAGTTGAGCTCGTAGCGCGCGTCCGGGTACTTCGTGCGCAGACGCTCGAGGAGGAGGGCGGCTTTCTCGGCGGGTTTCATGTGGGCGTGAGAGGCATCCTACCTGGGGTGTCTGACACGCTGGGGGTCGGAAATGGGGGGCTACCCTGGGGTGCTCGTCGCGTTTCCGGGACGGGGCGGGGTGGGGTGGCGTGCCTTCTCCACGGCGTCGAGGCGGGCCATCGTCTGGGCGTAGAGGTGGTCCAGCTTGGAGTGGAGCTGGGTGACCTCCATGCCGGCGCGGATGTTGGCTTCGTACTCCACGTCGGAGCGGATGCGGTCCTTGGCGGCCTGGCGGCTCTGGCTGATGAGGACGAAGCAGGAGAGGAAGATGGCCTCCAGGCTGACGACCATGGTGAGCAGGCCGAAGGGGAACGGGTCGAAGGGGTGGACCCCGGGGACCCAGCCGAGGTTGATGGAGATCCACGCGGCGAACCAGGCGGCGTGGAGGAGCATGAAGGTGAAGGTGCCGCTGAAGGCGGCGAGGCCATCGGCGAGGCGTTGGATGGTCGTGAGCCGTTCCTCGACCATCTCGTTGGGGCTGAGGGTGGGGCGGCTGTGGAGCATCTTGTCCGCTTCGCGCAGCCGGCGGCCGATGGCGGTGAGGACGTCCATGGCGCTGGAGGGGTGGCGTTGGAAGAGGAGCTGGAGGTCGCCTCGGTCGACCTTGAGGGCGCAGGTGTCCTGGATGGCGCGGGCGTCGGCGCTGCGCGGGTCTCCGTCGAGGAGGGAGAGTTCTCCGAAGAAGTCCCCGCGGCGAGCGGTCTCGAAGACGATGACCTGGCCGGTGGTGTCCTCGACGGAGATTTGAACCTCGCCGGAGCTGACGATGTAGATGGCGCCGCCGGGGTCGCCTCGGCTGAAGACCTTCTCGCTGGCCCGCAGGTGGACCTCCTCGAGCTGGGCGGCGAGCAGGGCGCGCTCCTCGTCGTCGAGGGTGGCGAAGAGGGGGACTTCCTTGAGCAGGGCGACGTCGGCGGGCATGGTGCGGGACTCCTCGTGCTGGGCTGCACCGTGGTCGCCGTACGGTGGCATTTTTCGAGGGGCGAGCCCAGTGACACCGTGGGAATGGACGCCCCCGGGCGGGCGGCGTAGGGTCCGCGCCGTTCCCCCCTTTCTCCCGAGTGAGAACCCATGGTCTCGGCCATCTTCAATCCGGCCCGCTGGAAGCCCATCGAGGGCCACAAGTTCAAGGACATCACGTTCCACCGCGCGGTGGACCAGGGCACGGTGCGCATCGCGTTCAACCGGCCGGAGGTCCGCAATGCGTTCCGTCCGCGCACGGTGGATGAGCTGTCGCGCGCCCTGGAGGCCACGCGGTTCATGACGGACGTGGGGTGTGTGCTGATCACGGGCAATGGGCCGTCGCCGAAGGATGGCGGCTGGGCGTTCTGCTCCGGTGGAGACCAGCGCATCCGAGGGAAGGATGGGTACAAGTACGAGGGGGAGGAGGGGGAGTCGGACCCGGCGAAGCTGGGGCGGCTGCACATCCTGGAGGTGCAGCGGCAGATTCGCTTCCTGCCCAAGGCGGTGATTGCGGTGGTGCCGGGGTGGGCGGTGGGCGGTGGGCACAGCCTGCATGTCGTCTGTGACATGACCATCGCGAGCCAGGAGCACGCGGTGTTCAAGCAGACGGACGCGGACGTGGCGAGCTTCGACGGAGGCTACGGGTCGGCGCTGCTAGCGCGGCAGGTGGGGCAGAAGCGGGCGCGGGAGATCTTCTTCGTGGGGGCGAACTACTCGGCGCAGGAGGCCTTCCAGATGGGGATGGTCAACGCCGTGGTGCCGCACGAGAAGCTGGAGGACTTCGCGCTGGAGTGGGCGGCGGAGATCAACACGAAGAGCCCCACGGCCATCAAGATGCTGAAGTATGCGTTCAACCTGCCGGATGACGGCATGGTGGGACAGCAGCTCTTCGCCGGTGAGGCGACGCGGCTGGCGTATGGGACGGACGAGGCCCAGGAGGGCCGGGATGCGTTCGTCCAGAAGCGGAAGCGGGACTTCAAGAAGTTCCCCTGGGGGTACTGAGGGGACTGTGCCCGGGCCCGCTTCCGTCCGTGTGGCGGAGGCGGGGAGGGCCCTGCATCATCCGGCGCCGACCGGTCTGGCGGTCCGAAGCCATCTCCTTGCCTACGTGCCCGAGGCGTTCGACTCACAGGCTGGATTGGGCATTGCCGCGAACCCGGAGAGATCTATCCAGTGACTGGTGGACTCGCAGATCGCCTCCGCCGAGATAGAGAATAGGAGGGTTGTCTGAACCCATACGTCAGGCGTGGGAGATGAGGCGAAGGATGTGAGCTTTCTCCGCTTCCTTCGCCTCGAGTGCGTACTCAACTGCTGGAAGAACCTCTGACGCTTCGGGCAGTGTCCGTTAGCGGATGCACGTCACCCCGCCAAGATCCCCCGTTCTGGTCCACTGGGTGGTTGTGCCATTGGTGACGATGCGGCCACAGTCACACATGACAGTGCCCACGGGGTTACTGAAAGTCCAATCAGAGAAGTAGAATGTAACCCAGTCGCCGAAACAGATTTCTGGCCCGCCACCATCGGGTTCTCCTGCGTCGGACTCGCCCGCATCAGATTCGCCTGCGTCTGGCTCACCGGCGTCAGGTTCGCCTGCGTCTGGGTCACC
This window contains:
- a CDS encoding polymer-forming cytoskeletal protein, with product MKKHSLKSLKKQLRKATDEDLEQIQDEDIQDCLDEGVLVHEGDLTVSGDLDINSGALLVLGNLTVSGEVTTDETGTLVVTGNLQGRHLYLEGNLEIQGKATLSGVVYGFYEAGISRVYGRTTAKLGLIGNHDWACDDEKFKVSGRFSNFSELEEGDPEAIRKLVGDKEFAQLKSMLGLAGEDDEEQEEEDDDKNAAWGLKLFHRV
- the xdhB gene encoding xanthine dehydrogenase molybdopterin binding subunit gives rise to the protein MFEFQLNGSLVRVEDESPNTTLLDFLRAKGATGTKQGCAEGDCGACTVAMVDADAEGNRCLRAFNSCITLVPMVAGREVVTVEGVGSREKPHPVQQAMVKHYGSQCGFCTPGFIVSMAEAYSRPEVCTPEAVADQLCGNICRCTGYRPIRDAMMEALAERDAKVGLRAPLPGTPLGGPAAALPSLSYEARGQKFLRPTSWAELLSLKATHPEAMLVAGATELGVDITKKSRRYPFLISTEAVEGLRAIRREVDGWYVGGAATLVDLEDALGKTFPEVGKMLNAFASRQIRQRATLSGNLVTASPIGDMAPVLLALDARMVLASTKGERTVALSDFFLAYRKTALQPDEVVRFIVIPHAPSEESGLKRRANAYKVSKRRELDISIVAAGFCVEVDAAGVVRSARLGYGGVAATPVRARRTEDMLVGRPWTRETVDKVLPVLAGELSPISDLRGSAEYRRGLIVSLFEKFFSGEDSPALDAAPGFVADGRELPTDNTRSLRHDSALGHVTGSARYVDDLAQSRPMLEVWPVCSPHAHARVLRRDASAAKAMPGVVTVLLAEDIPGMNDTGPIRHDEPLLAKDEVLFHGQLVALVVGESIDACRAAAGQVVVEYEPLPAILTVEEAIEKRSYHTEPHIIQRGDVEAALAASPRRLSGTVTMGGQEHFYLETHAAFAEKGDDGDITVVSSTQHPSEVQAVISHVLHLQRSRVVVQAPRMGGGFGGKETQGNAPAALVALAAWHTGKPVRWMMDRDVDMMVTGKRHPFHATFEVGFDEQGKLIALNAQLVSNGGWSLDLSESITDRALFHLDNAYYIPATRYLGRVAKTHLVSNTAFRGFGGPQGMLVGEEILDRVARALGLPADEVRERNFYRGTGETNTTHYGQELEDERLAHIWRQLKDSSDFARRREDVAAFNARSPRIKRGLAMTPMKFGISFTATFLNQAGALVHVYRDGSVMVSHGGTEMGQGLHTKIQGVVMRELGVPEHALRVAKTATDKVPNTSATAASSGSDLNGAAAREACVTLRQRLEPVAVKLFADRQGQQVTAEQLVFRDGRVEVQGKPELHLGFAEVVEAAYLARISLSSTGYYQTPGIGYDKAKGRGKPFLYFAYGAAVTEVEVDGNTGMKRVLRVDLLEDVGDSLNPGVDRGQIEGGFVQGMGWLTGEDLRWDAKGRLLTHSASTYPVPAFSDAPVDFRVSLLERARQPNTIHGSKAVGEPPLMLALSVREALKDAVGAFGQAGGEVELASPATHEALFLAIQKRLGQREGKDGLVAA
- the xdhC gene encoding xanthine dehydrogenase accessory protein XdhC gives rise to the protein MWDWVRQLGEWAREDAPFAVATVTACQGSTPAEPGAKLLVRGDGVFHGTVGGGHLEQLVLADARGCLARGESRSFRYPLGAKLGQCCGGVVDVFVEPVNHGPRLYLFGAGHVGQALCRILDGTPFRVHLVDERPEWLQGERIPDAVTRHEEPWEEFFAHAVWDAQRTYVAVMTHRHDLDQDIIAAAVERPARYLGLIGSKTKWARFRQRLEARGVPASRIDRVQCPMGLELGGKSPQEVAVSIAAGLLQLHHQPFVETHPEPSVSEPPRLRGVSSGE
- a CDS encoding LysR family transcriptional regulator, with amino-acid sequence MDSLSSLNAFVQAADTRSFTAAGRNLGVSSSAIGKAIARLEERLGVRLFHRSTRTITLTPEGALFLERCRRIFCEIEAAELELAQTREAPRGRLRVSMPLAGMLMMPTVSAFMRAYPEIELDLDFTDRLVDVIEEGFDGVVRAGEMHDSRLMARVLGTFRLILVGSPDYFARRGTPRKPEDLKTHACLQHRFDSTGKLERWPLRKGRKKELELPSAAVVNTIEPLIYMAEQGLGITCLPDFAIRGQLARGTLVTVLDSHLEHEGTFRMLWPSSRHLSPKLRVFVDFMAKHLFAT
- a CDS encoding MFS transporter codes for the protein MSSTSTIPDALPSSESRSDRFPMSGLLALGMAAFITVLTEALPAGLLTRMSVDLGVSEAMAGQLVTLYALGTLVTAIPLTAATQSWRRRPLLLVAILGFSFVNTLTTVSTNFILTLAARFLAGVFAGLLWSLVAGYAVRMVPEHQKGRAMAVVMAGIPVALSLGIPAGTFLGAALGWRFTFGIMSVLTFVLVGWVLAKVPDFPGQRADQQLSLLKVSTLPGVPSVLFVTLAYVLAHNTLYTYIAPFVANAGLAGQLDRVLLVFGLAALVSIWGVGVWIDRWLRELVLVSTALFALVSVALGLWGGVPAVVYGGVGAWGLAFGGVATLFQTASAKTAGEAADVAQSMLVTAWNIAIAGGGVIGGVLLETLGVTSFPWLLVGLLLLTGGVAWRAKRHGFAPASPR
- a CDS encoding DUF418 domain-containing protein, encoding MNPAPPPSPLAEARPTDSGERLLLLDTLRGFALCGVFISNTFMWFSGRVFLPRAKIEELFANGTVLDKALLPIISTLVTSRFITIFSFLFGLGFAVQMGRAEARGASITGLYGRRLAAMFVIGLSHLVLIWYGDILTSYALLGGWLLLFRKRDDRTVLWWAAGLIFAWPLAIIVIQKMPQFLAATPEAAAAIAKAQMEKSVALKAELLPTFQTGSWWDIVKASLYFYRQEFLAIMLLNLPVILGRFLVGFYAGRRRLFHDAPQHVAFFRKLFFWSLGLGLLSSSVGVVMQQLFIRKIISPETLPSWMQFVTQPIRTLAEVAVAATYVSGITLLFQKAAWQKVLVLLAPVGRMALSNYLCQSIISVLVFNGYGLQNFGTMRPLTSVLYCLGVFSVQIGVSHLWLSRFRFGPAEWVWRSLTYGKAQPMRKETGPAQPALAP
- the nth gene encoding endonuclease III, which gives rise to MKPAEKAALLLERLRTKYPDARYELNWSTPYELLVATILAAQCTDERVNKVTAVVFPKYPGPQAIADADTAELEEDLKPTGFFKQKTKTVQAMSRALLADFDGEVPRTIEELVKLPGVARKTANVVLNTAFDIASGVIVDTHVSRVSQRLGLTKHDKPEAIEQDLMKLVPQDAWTFFGPATVLHGRYTCVAKKPKCDECLVKDICPRIGV